One segment of Arcanobacterium haemolyticum DSM 20595 DNA contains the following:
- a CDS encoding CpaF family protein, translating to MDDARSWLDTRVRELVRSSGIDPQEDMSGLDRLIDVALAEYESLVITGSVIPLVNQQEEIRALRDDIGGFGPVQRLLDDPAVEEMWINEPGKIFVARAGRSELTNVVLSDQQVRDLVERMLRASGRRLDLSSPFVDAALRSGERLHAVIPDITRAHWSVNVRKYVVRPRRLAELVEADVLSESAARFLDAAVDVGLNIIVSGATQAGKTTFLGALLGAVPAGERIVTAEEVFELNLAHRDVVAMQTRPPNMEDRGEITLRRLVKEALRMRPERIVIGEVRQAEAFDLLIALNSGIPGACTLHANSAREAVAKLCVLPLLAGDNVTASFVVPTVARSIDVVVHVHRDRFGRRRVREIVGVTGRVEGDIVEISRLFTDDDGGGLRRADGEIPQRERFERAGYDVADLVGGRSWDSLSVH from the coding sequence GTGGACGATGCGCGATCGTGGCTGGATACCCGTGTGCGAGAGCTTGTGCGTTCATCGGGTATTGATCCACAAGAAGATATGTCGGGTCTTGACCGGCTGATCGATGTTGCACTGGCGGAATATGAGAGTCTGGTGATTACTGGCAGCGTCATTCCGTTGGTAAATCAGCAAGAAGAAATCCGGGCACTTCGGGACGATATCGGAGGATTTGGCCCGGTTCAACGCCTGTTGGATGATCCTGCAGTGGAAGAGATGTGGATTAACGAACCAGGCAAGATTTTTGTAGCGCGCGCTGGGCGTAGTGAGCTGACGAACGTTGTGTTGAGCGATCAGCAGGTGCGGGATTTGGTGGAACGTATGTTGCGTGCGTCTGGGCGCAGGCTTGATTTGTCGTCGCCGTTTGTGGATGCCGCGTTGCGTTCGGGGGAGCGGTTGCATGCGGTGATTCCTGATATTACGCGGGCCCATTGGTCTGTGAATGTGCGTAAGTATGTGGTTCGGCCGCGTAGGTTGGCAGAGCTCGTGGAAGCTGACGTGTTGAGTGAGAGTGCTGCACGGTTTTTGGATGCTGCGGTTGATGTTGGGTTGAACATCATTGTGTCGGGTGCAACGCAGGCTGGGAAGACGACGTTTTTGGGCGCGTTGTTGGGTGCGGTTCCTGCGGGGGAGCGGATTGTGACGGCGGAGGAAGTGTTCGAATTGAATCTTGCGCATCGTGACGTGGTGGCGATGCAGACTCGCCCTCCGAATATGGAAGATCGTGGTGAGATCACGTTGCGTCGTTTGGTGAAGGAGGCGTTGCGTATGCGTCCTGAACGGATTGTGATTGGTGAGGTTCGGCAGGCTGAGGCGTTTGATTTGCTGATTGCGCTTAATTCGGGGATTCCTGGGGCATGCACGTTGCACGCGAATTCGGCACGTGAGGCTGTGGCTAAGTTGTGTGTGTTGCCGTTGCTGGCTGGGGATAACGTGACGGCGAGTTTCGTGGTTCCCACGGTGGCCCGTTCCATCGACGTGGTAGTTCACGTTCATCGCGATCGTTTCGGCCGCCGCCGGGTTCGGGAAATCGTTGGGGTGACGGGGCGAGTTGAAGGAGACATCGTGGAGATTTCTCGATTATTTACTGACGACGACGGTGGTGGCTTGCGCCGTGCCGACGGCGAAATCCCACAACGGGAACGTTTTGAGCGTGCTGGCTATGATGTGGCAGATCTGGTGGGAGGAAGATCGTGGGATTCGTTATCGGTGCACTGA
- a CDS encoding type II secretion system F family protein has product MGFVIGALIGSGMLLMFRAWEEPRPLLLPRPVVVSAGWACAGGVASFVLIRSLPIVVCCAVVAGLVPVLRRSARVRRREEVCRDAWPDVLDDVVASLRAGLSVSQSLAMVGERGPELMREPFSRCATMIRAQGRMGPALDELKAEFADPMADRVLEAMRLSHELGGRDLATMLARLAAVIREDNRARGELLARQSWTVNGARMAAAAPWALLGLFSTRPGTVEAFSSPAGIAVLCGGVIVTALAYVAMIKLGQLTVDSRVFVSSPAKAES; this is encoded by the coding sequence GTGGGATTCGTTATCGGTGCACTGATCGGGAGCGGGATGTTGTTGATGTTTCGGGCGTGGGAGGAGCCGCGTCCGCTGCTCCTCCCACGCCCTGTGGTGGTATCAGCAGGATGGGCGTGTGCTGGTGGCGTGGCGAGTTTCGTGCTGATTCGGTCACTTCCTATCGTGGTGTGCTGTGCAGTGGTTGCTGGGCTAGTGCCGGTGTTGCGGCGATCTGCGCGGGTTCGGCGCCGCGAAGAAGTGTGCCGGGATGCGTGGCCTGACGTATTAGATGATGTGGTGGCATCGTTGCGGGCAGGGTTATCAGTATCGCAATCGTTGGCGATGGTGGGGGAACGTGGCCCGGAGTTGATGCGTGAACCATTTTCGCGGTGTGCCACGATGATTCGTGCGCAGGGGCGCATGGGGCCTGCGTTGGATGAATTAAAGGCAGAATTTGCTGATCCGATGGCAGATCGAGTGTTGGAGGCGATGCGGTTATCGCATGAATTGGGCGGGCGTGATTTAGCAACGATGCTGGCTAGGCTTGCGGCTGTGATTCGTGAAGATAATCGGGCGCGAGGCGAATTGTTGGCTCGGCAATCGTGGACAGTCAATGGTGCACGTATGGCGGCTGCCGCTCCGTGGGCGTTGCTGGGATTGTTTTCAACGCGGCCAGGAACTGTGGAAGCGTTCAGTTCTCCAGCTGGGATAGCAGTATTATGCGGTGGGGTTATCGTGACTGCTTTGGCGTACGTTGCGATGATCAAGCTGGGGCAGTTGACAGTTGATTCGCGTGTTTTTGTTTCATCACCTGCGAAGGCTGAATCATGA
- the ftsE gene encoding cell division ATP-binding protein FtsE has protein sequence MITFENVTKVYARGAAPALDQVSLNIERGDFVFLVGASGSGKSTLLSLILAEERPTSGRIHVLGKDLSGISSRRAPFLRRKIGTVFQDFRLLSDKNVFDNVALAMKVIGRPRHAIMKEVPQVLELVGLEGKEKRGMHELSGGEKQRVAIARAMVNRPEILLADEPTGNLDHNTALGIMRLLDRINRQGTTVVMATHDQEIVNQLRKRVVELVDGQMTRDQERGQYGGAR, from the coding sequence ATGATTACGTTTGAAAACGTTACAAAGGTGTACGCCCGCGGGGCCGCACCAGCCCTCGATCAGGTAAGCCTGAATATTGAACGTGGCGATTTTGTGTTCCTTGTTGGCGCCTCCGGTTCAGGCAAATCAACGTTGCTTAGCCTGATCTTGGCTGAAGAACGCCCAACGTCCGGGCGAATCCACGTGCTAGGTAAGGATCTTTCCGGGATTTCCAGCCGGCGTGCGCCTTTTTTGCGCCGCAAGATCGGAACCGTTTTCCAAGATTTCCGCCTGCTCAGCGATAAAAACGTATTCGATAACGTGGCTCTGGCCATGAAAGTAATCGGGCGCCCACGCCACGCCATCATGAAAGAAGTACCGCAAGTGCTTGAACTTGTGGGCCTAGAAGGCAAAGAAAAACGTGGCATGCACGAACTATCTGGTGGTGAAAAGCAACGCGTGGCAATCGCGCGCGCAATGGTGAACCGCCCAGAAATCTTGCTAGCAGACGAACCTACCGGAAACCTCGATCACAACACTGCGCTGGGTATTATGCGGTTGCTAGATCGGATTAATCGCCAGGGCACAACAGTTGTGATGGCCACCCACGATCAGGAAATCGTGAACCAGTTGCGCAAGCGTGTTGTAGAACTTGTTGATGGGCAGATGACTCGCGATCAAGAACGCGGCCAATACGGAGGTGCTCGCTGA
- the ftsX gene encoding permease-like cell division protein FtsX — protein MRIGFIFSQVWKGLRKNTSMMASVVLVTFVSLLFVGAAILFQKQIESAKNDWYDKVEVSVFMCPPQSTSAACAAGEASDAQITELRKFLEKGEVSKHIERVYFETKEDAYKAFREQLEGTTWADTIDADLMQPSFRLKLANPDEDDIAVVSEMLSGRPGVESVIDQREQLKPLFNMLNRFTLIATILAGIMIVVSLLLIPATIRLSAMFRRNETEIMRYVGASNAFIQAPFILEGVISSLIGALLAIGGLYVVVEFFVHQWFADSWLKIVSSHDVLMLAPWLLLAAIVISAVASFLALRRYTKV, from the coding sequence ATGCGGATTGGGTTTATCTTTTCTCAGGTTTGGAAGGGCTTGCGCAAGAATACGTCGATGATGGCGTCTGTTGTGCTCGTGACCTTCGTATCGTTACTGTTTGTGGGCGCTGCGATTCTATTCCAAAAGCAGATCGAATCTGCGAAGAACGATTGGTATGACAAGGTTGAAGTCTCCGTCTTCATGTGCCCGCCTCAATCCACCAGTGCCGCGTGTGCCGCAGGTGAAGCAAGCGATGCGCAAATAACCGAATTGCGTAAGTTCTTAGAAAAGGGTGAAGTATCGAAGCATATCGAACGCGTCTACTTCGAAACGAAAGAAGACGCCTACAAGGCCTTCCGTGAACAGTTGGAAGGCACCACATGGGCCGATACAATCGATGCCGATCTTATGCAGCCGTCCTTCCGTTTGAAGTTGGCGAATCCGGATGAAGACGACATCGCCGTGGTATCCGAAATGCTCTCCGGCCGCCCCGGCGTAGAATCAGTGATTGATCAACGTGAACAGCTCAAGCCGTTGTTCAACATGCTGAACCGGTTCACGCTGATCGCCACAATCCTGGCAGGCATCATGATCGTCGTCTCCCTGCTCCTGATTCCGGCCACGATTCGCCTCTCCGCCATGTTCCGCCGGAACGAAACGGAAATCATGCGTTACGTGGGCGCATCCAACGCCTTTATCCAAGCGCCGTTCATTCTAGAAGGCGTGATCTCATCGCTGATCGGCGCGCTTTTGGCCATCGGCGGTCTTTACGTGGTGGTTGAATTCTTCGTTCACCAATGGTTTGCGGATTCGTGGCTCAAGATCGTCTCGTCCCACGACGTCCTCATGCTAGCCCCATGGCTTCTCCTTGCCGCGATCGTCATTTCCGCGGTGGCATCGTTCCTCGCGTTGCGCCGGTACACGAAGGTCTGA
- the prfB gene encoding peptide chain release factor 2, which yields MATDYQAEIEELRRSYSQIEAVTDVTALQTKIADLTEQSGAPDLWDDPEKAQGVTSQLSHAQSELDRVVKMGERVADLETLYDMAVEESESDAAMGAELFAEVDGELERVRTDLSELEIKTLLSGEYDERDAVVTIRSGAGGVDAADWAQMLQRMYLRWAERRGYKTKVMDTSYAEEAGIKSTTFEVSAPYAYGTLSVEAGTHRLVRISPFDNQGRRQTSFAAVEVIPLIETTDHIDIPESELKIDVFRSSGPGGQSVNTTDSAVRMTHIPTGIVVSMQDEKSQIQNRAAALRVLQSRLLQKRHEEEAAIKKELAGDVKGAWGDQMRSYVLHPYQMVKDLRTGFEVGNTESVFDGDIDGFIDAGIRWRHGQMHIEE from the coding sequence GTGGCAACTGATTATCAAGCTGAAATAGAAGAACTCCGCCGATCCTACTCGCAGATCGAAGCAGTAACTGACGTTACCGCTTTGCAAACGAAGATCGCCGACCTCACCGAACAATCCGGCGCGCCTGATCTCTGGGACGATCCAGAAAAAGCTCAAGGCGTCACCTCGCAGCTCTCCCATGCGCAATCCGAACTCGATCGCGTTGTAAAAATGGGCGAACGCGTAGCAGACCTCGAAACGCTGTATGACATGGCCGTGGAAGAATCCGAATCGGATGCTGCTATGGGAGCAGAACTGTTCGCGGAAGTCGATGGCGAACTCGAACGCGTACGCACCGATCTATCCGAACTTGAAATCAAAACCCTGCTCTCAGGCGAATACGATGAACGCGATGCGGTTGTCACCATCCGGTCCGGCGCCGGCGGCGTGGATGCTGCGGACTGGGCCCAAATGCTCCAACGCATGTACCTCCGCTGGGCAGAACGCCGCGGCTACAAGACTAAGGTAATGGATACGTCCTACGCGGAAGAAGCAGGTATCAAGTCCACCACGTTCGAAGTCTCCGCACCATACGCCTACGGAACACTCTCCGTAGAAGCAGGTACACACCGCCTCGTTCGTATCTCCCCATTCGATAACCAAGGCCGCCGCCAAACCTCGTTTGCCGCCGTCGAAGTTATTCCACTGATCGAAACCACCGATCACATCGACATTCCGGAAAGCGAACTCAAGATCGATGTGTTCCGTTCCTCCGGCCCAGGGGGTCAGTCCGTTAACACCACCGATTCCGCAGTTCGAATGACGCACATTCCAACCGGCATCGTGGTATCCATGCAGGATGAAAAATCCCAGATCCAAAACCGTGCAGCGGCCCTGCGCGTTCTTCAGTCCCGCCTCTTGCAAAAGCGCCACGAAGAAGAAGCCGCGATCAAGAAGGAACTCGCTGGTGATGTGAAGGGCGCATGGGGCGATCAGATGCGATCCTATGTTCTGCACCCCTACCAGATGGTGAAGGATCTGCGCACCGGCTTTGAAGTTGGTAACACCGAATCTGTATTCGATGGCGATATTGACGGCTTCATCGATGCCGGTATTCGCTGGCGTCACGGGCAAATGCACATTGAAGAATAA
- a CDS encoding TadE/TadG family type IV pilus assembly protein — MRQLNSQTPTKRKEPGNALIEFVGIIVIIVGPALILIMSLSTILSARFSAEAAARDAVREAVRTSSLSIPTETERIAHEVWTMRKRTEPLTVDTLCTHEPCLTPGGQITVSVSAPVTLPAIGIVTHVEAHHTMTVDQYREMP; from the coding sequence GTGCGCCAATTGAATAGCCAAACGCCAACAAAGAGAAAAGAACCAGGAAATGCGCTTATCGAATTCGTTGGCATCATCGTGATTATCGTTGGGCCAGCACTCATCCTCATCATGTCGTTGAGCACGATCTTAAGCGCCCGCTTCAGCGCCGAAGCAGCGGCCCGGGATGCAGTTCGAGAAGCCGTACGAACGTCGTCGTTATCAATCCCAACCGAAACGGAACGTATCGCACACGAGGTGTGGACGATGCGAAAGCGAACCGAACCGCTCACCGTGGACACGTTGTGTACCCACGAACCCTGCCTCACCCCAGGTGGCCAGATCACCGTGAGTGTAAGCGCACCCGTCACGTTGCCCGCTATCGGAATCGTAACCCACGTGGAAGCACACCACACCATGACTGTCGATCAATACCGGGAAATGCCATGA
- a CDS encoding peptidoglycan DD-metalloendopeptidase family protein, with the protein MSFRRRSIAFVSAITVVVAGFAFPAWGDERQDLVDKQQQNAAKANEIKSSLEGLDANLQEAFLELEKTRARIPGVEAELAQAENELASAERQAQANTALLSSAQEELRGIAGELSDSSKAAKQTRQTLAEIARATYRGETMPSALDLVMGSASAEEFTNAYRVNAAVTRTQTAALTELSQSVARSKNHQSRQEAVEERVAELKAESDAIVVAKNSAKNEAEARKTELLNLESSITAKQSELEQRKHDVEGSLAQIAQEQQATASRIAAIDEENRRAEAERRRQQKSAPAVTGGGWLNPPIPGPLVVTSPFGMRVYPLGNYRSMHYGVDLSSACGNPQYAAASGTVASTEFDYGGGNIVYVNHGIRNGASYVTAYMHLSAIKVSPGQRLNQGDLIGLTGATGRVTGCHVHFEVWQNGTAINPMGLPGF; encoded by the coding sequence ATGAGTTTTCGACGTCGGTCTATTGCGTTCGTTTCCGCCATCACTGTGGTGGTGGCTGGATTCGCATTCCCTGCGTGGGGTGATGAACGGCAGGATCTGGTAGATAAACAGCAACAGAATGCTGCGAAAGCGAATGAAATCAAATCATCTTTGGAAGGCTTGGATGCCAATCTTCAAGAAGCTTTTCTTGAACTGGAGAAAACTCGTGCGCGGATTCCTGGAGTGGAAGCAGAACTAGCCCAAGCAGAAAACGAGTTGGCTTCGGCAGAACGCCAAGCACAAGCGAATACTGCACTTCTTTCGTCAGCCCAAGAAGAACTGCGAGGAATCGCAGGCGAGCTCTCTGATTCTTCGAAAGCCGCGAAGCAAACCCGGCAAACCCTGGCCGAAATTGCTCGCGCCACCTACCGTGGTGAAACGATGCCATCCGCTCTGGATCTTGTGATGGGATCAGCATCCGCAGAAGAATTCACCAACGCCTACCGCGTCAATGCTGCCGTTACACGTACCCAAACCGCCGCGCTCACCGAACTCTCACAATCCGTTGCTCGATCCAAAAACCATCAGTCACGCCAAGAAGCTGTAGAAGAACGAGTAGCAGAATTGAAGGCGGAATCGGACGCGATCGTCGTCGCCAAAAATTCTGCTAAAAACGAAGCGGAAGCCCGTAAAACTGAACTTCTCAACCTCGAATCGTCCATCACCGCAAAACAAAGCGAACTAGAACAACGCAAACACGATGTTGAAGGATCGCTAGCGCAAATTGCCCAAGAACAACAAGCAACTGCCAGCCGAATCGCGGCCATTGACGAAGAAAACCGCAGGGCAGAAGCGGAACGGCGCCGTCAACAAAAGTCGGCACCAGCAGTAACTGGAGGAGGCTGGCTCAACCCGCCAATCCCAGGGCCGCTGGTGGTGACGTCACCGTTCGGAATGCGCGTCTACCCACTCGGAAACTACCGAAGCATGCACTACGGAGTAGATCTTTCCTCCGCCTGCGGAAACCCACAATACGCGGCGGCGTCCGGAACAGTCGCAAGCACAGAATTCGATTACGGCGGCGGAAACATCGTGTACGTCAACCACGGAATCCGCAACGGCGCATCGTACGTGACCGCCTACATGCACCTTTCTGCAATCAAAGTATCGCCAGGGCAACGGCTCAATCAAGGCGACCTGATTGGGCTCACGGGCGCAACCGGGCGCGTCACTGGTTGCCACGTCCACTTCGAAGTATGGCAGAATGGTACGGCTATCAACCCAATGGGGCTACCAGGCTTCTAA
- a CDS encoding ATP-binding cassette domain-containing protein, translated as MPISFDSVSFSYSSLPLLVNVFFSCSEQERICVVGPNGSGKTTLLRLANGTLTPDSGVIAGASESGLGRFDSARASTVGDVFRAANGDVYESLQRFHEITERLEHAHTDADLAAYDAAFERVTALGSWDYNARRTELLADFGLGGIALDRLLASLSPGQVTRVRLVALLLNRRGVLLLDEPTNYLDDDARSRLISMVRAWPDGVLFSSHDRDFIEQVATSVLDLDVASWQALAVFDGVDASFGAWQTTGAYSDYLKQKQRAQNRHRQIYARQRGHKKRLAEHRRDSETVGHVHFSRRSEVGMAQKFYADRAQKVSTRRKTNDDVKVAALAAREVRKPREVSYSVTIPKVATGGLGSIVVQVRAASVPGRLQPVTFDLAYGEKLLVTGANGAGKSTLLHWIATGKPPSASASGVVTAGDGIAYVPQTLPAPSDLLIPESARREGIGEVGKGFLHPKFWATPLSQLSDGNQRRAQLAVAVSSSPNILVIDEPTNYLDLDFLETIEEAFREWNGTLIITTHDQWLIQHWQGRAIRLDVTHSES; from the coding sequence ATGCCTATTTCTTTTGATTCTGTTTCTTTTTCGTACTCATCTTTGCCGCTGCTGGTCAATGTGTTTTTCTCGTGTAGCGAGCAGGAGCGTATTTGTGTGGTGGGCCCGAACGGCTCGGGCAAGACTACGTTGTTGCGCCTGGCAAACGGCACACTTACTCCTGATTCGGGCGTGATTGCAGGCGCGAGTGAATCTGGCCTTGGACGCTTTGATTCTGCACGGGCATCCACGGTAGGTGATGTTTTTCGTGCAGCGAACGGTGATGTGTACGAGTCGCTGCAGCGGTTTCACGAGATTACCGAGCGTCTCGAACACGCTCATACGGATGCGGATTTGGCTGCTTACGATGCTGCGTTTGAACGAGTGACGGCGTTAGGCTCGTGGGATTACAATGCTCGCCGAACTGAACTGCTTGCTGATTTTGGGCTTGGTGGTATTGCTCTCGATCGGCTTTTAGCTTCGCTTTCTCCGGGGCAGGTTACGCGGGTGCGATTGGTGGCGTTGCTCCTGAACCGGCGAGGGGTGTTGCTTTTGGATGAGCCAACGAATTACCTTGACGATGATGCTCGCTCTCGCCTGATCTCTATGGTTCGCGCTTGGCCTGACGGTGTGCTTTTTTCCAGTCACGATAGGGATTTCATCGAGCAGGTGGCCACGTCTGTGCTAGATCTTGATGTTGCTTCGTGGCAAGCACTGGCAGTTTTTGACGGTGTTGATGCTAGTTTCGGTGCGTGGCAAACAACTGGTGCTTACAGTGACTACCTCAAGCAGAAGCAACGTGCCCAGAATCGTCACCGCCAGATTTATGCCCGCCAGCGAGGGCATAAGAAGCGGCTTGCGGAGCATCGGAGAGATTCTGAGACGGTGGGTCACGTTCATTTCTCGCGCCGTTCCGAGGTGGGTATGGCACAAAAGTTCTACGCAGACCGCGCTCAAAAAGTCTCCACGAGACGCAAAACAAACGATGACGTGAAAGTTGCTGCGCTTGCTGCGCGCGAGGTGCGAAAACCCCGCGAAGTGAGCTACTCGGTCACTATCCCCAAAGTAGCCACTGGTGGCTTAGGAAGCATTGTGGTGCAGGTACGTGCCGCAAGCGTGCCAGGGCGGCTCCAGCCCGTCACCTTCGACCTTGCTTACGGCGAGAAGCTTCTCGTCACAGGAGCGAACGGCGCCGGAAAAAGCACACTATTGCACTGGATTGCTACCGGCAAACCGCCTAGTGCTAGCGCGAGTGGGGTAGTTACTGCTGGTGACGGCATAGCTTATGTTCCTCAAACGCTCCCTGCGCCTAGTGATCTATTGATTCCAGAGAGTGCGCGGCGTGAGGGGATAGGCGAGGTAGGTAAAGGCTTCTTGCATCCGAAGTTCTGGGCGACGCCGCTATCCCAGCTCTCGGACGGTAACCAACGCCGCGCTCAGCTGGCTGTTGCTGTATCCTCGTCACCGAACATACTGGTGATTGATGAGCCCACAAACTATCTTGATCTCGATTTCCTCGAAACCATAGAGGAAGCATTCCGAGAATGGAACGGAACCCTCATCATCACTACCCACGATCAATGGCTGATCCAGCACTGGCAAGGGAGAGCAATCCGCCTTGATGTGACGCACAGTGAGTCATAG
- the smpB gene encoding SsrA-binding protein SmpB — protein MAKKAAKNSAAQKPGKLTQAQKAKAAADAKQVIARNKKARHDYFIDDVFEAGLVLSGTEVKALRLGRASLTEAWIEIDRSGEAWVVGMNIPVYAMGSWTNHKPTAKRKLLLHGHELRELGVKVKAKGTTIVPLELYFLGGRAKLEIALAHGKQEWDKRETLRRRQDERDAQRAMSDARRKQR, from the coding sequence ATGGCAAAGAAAGCCGCGAAAAACTCCGCCGCACAGAAACCCGGCAAGCTCACCCAGGCCCAAAAAGCAAAAGCTGCCGCCGATGCCAAGCAGGTAATTGCGCGCAATAAAAAGGCGCGTCACGATTACTTTATTGACGATGTGTTCGAAGCCGGCCTGGTTTTGTCAGGGACGGAAGTTAAGGCGCTACGGCTCGGGCGCGCATCGCTCACCGAAGCCTGGATTGAAATCGACCGCTCCGGCGAAGCCTGGGTTGTTGGCATGAACATCCCCGTGTATGCCATGGGCTCGTGGACTAACCACAAGCCAACTGCCAAGCGGAAACTGCTCCTGCACGGCCACGAATTGCGCGAACTCGGCGTGAAAGTCAAAGCCAAAGGCACCACAATCGTGCCGCTCGAACTCTACTTCCTGGGCGGGCGGGCAAAACTTGAAATCGCCCTGGCCCACGGCAAGCAAGAATGGGACAAGCGCGAAACGTTGCGGCGCCGCCAAGATGAGCGCGATGCTCAGCGGGCGATGAGCGATGCGCGGAGGAAGCAACGTTAA
- a CDS encoding type II secretion system F family protein, with product MIAYIVVGCVIGGGIAAIIVAFISAPVSLTTRIISHAASRDVRTRRMPYRVRLAGYAAGVVERLGSTNVSVARRLGVVGHGSVSAFRLSQIQWAGGGIIAGALSGTSLVIRGFPALTVLATVGFGGVCGALWADYRLTTAARATSRILTAQLPDVIELIALAVSAGEPVRPAIERAVRSGSGPLIEHLRTTLAHVHAGKSLPAALSDLSVRAGNQNVSRFTDSLITAMEQGGGLAQTLHNQARDARDAARRDLLEEGGKAEISMMIPVVFLILPITVIFTIFPALSQLTFM from the coding sequence ATGATTGCTTATATTGTTGTCGGTTGCGTGATAGGTGGAGGGATAGCAGCGATAATAGTCGCGTTTATTTCTGCTCCAGTTTCTCTTACAACTCGGATTATTAGCCATGCGGCTTCGCGGGATGTTCGTACTCGCAGAATGCCTTATCGTGTGCGGCTAGCAGGTTACGCGGCGGGGGTTGTTGAACGCCTTGGATCAACGAACGTATCGGTTGCGCGGCGGTTGGGTGTTGTTGGGCATGGGAGTGTGTCTGCTTTTCGTTTGAGTCAGATTCAATGGGCAGGCGGCGGGATCATTGCCGGAGCATTGAGTGGCACGAGCCTGGTTATTCGCGGATTTCCTGCATTAACAGTTCTAGCTACTGTGGGATTTGGCGGAGTGTGCGGCGCCTTGTGGGCTGATTATCGGTTGACTACCGCTGCACGTGCCACATCCCGGATTCTCACTGCTCAATTACCAGATGTCATTGAGCTGATTGCTTTAGCTGTTAGTGCTGGTGAACCTGTGCGGCCCGCGATCGAACGAGCCGTACGATCAGGAAGTGGCCCACTAATAGAGCATCTGCGAACAACATTGGCGCATGTTCATGCAGGGAAATCGTTACCCGCAGCCTTAAGCGATCTTTCGGTACGGGCAGGAAATCAGAACGTTTCCCGTTTTACGGACTCCCTCATCACTGCCATGGAACAAGGCGGTGGACTTGCGCAAACACTCCATAATCAGGCGCGTGATGCACGTGATGCGGCCCGCCGAGATTTATTAGAAGAGGGCGGAAAGGCAGAGATTTCCATGATGATCCCGGTTGTGTTCCTTATTCTTCCGATCACGGTTATCTTCACCATCTTCCCGGCATTAAGCCAATTGACATTCATGTAA
- a CDS encoding HAD-IIA family hydrolase translates to MKSWLIDMDGVLVHEGKALPGAAEFLGKLQAEEIPHLILTNNSIFTERDLAERLRMSGLDVSEDNIWTSALATAHFLAHQSEDRRAYVVGEAGLTTALYEEGFVMTDVKPEFVVLGETRNYSFDAITKAIRLIQDGARFIATNPDNTGPSAEGDIPATGAVAALIEKATGRSPFFVGKPNPVMLRNGLNKIGAHSESTAIVGDRMDTDVLAGVETGLQTHLVLTGSTKRKDIEKFPFRPDFVHDSIADVVELV, encoded by the coding sequence ATGAAATCATGGCTTATTGATATGGATGGCGTGCTGGTGCACGAAGGAAAGGCGCTTCCGGGCGCTGCTGAGTTCTTGGGGAAGTTGCAGGCTGAAGAGATCCCTCATCTGATTCTGACCAACAATTCGATTTTCACCGAACGCGATTTGGCGGAGCGGTTGCGGATGTCTGGGTTGGATGTTTCTGAGGATAATATTTGGACGTCCGCGTTGGCTACCGCGCATTTCTTGGCGCATCAGTCTGAGGACCGGCGAGCATACGTGGTTGGCGAAGCCGGGTTGACTACCGCGTTGTATGAAGAAGGCTTTGTGATGACTGACGTGAAGCCCGAGTTTGTTGTGTTGGGGGAGACTCGGAATTATTCGTTCGATGCGATCACCAAGGCGATTCGGCTGATTCAGGATGGGGCGCGGTTTATCGCAACGAACCCTGATAACACGGGGCCTTCTGCCGAGGGCGATATTCCAGCTACGGGCGCTGTGGCTGCGTTGATTGAGAAGGCCACGGGGCGTTCGCCGTTCTTCGTGGGCAAGCCGAATCCGGTGATGTTGCGCAATGGTTTGAACAAGATTGGGGCGCATTCGGAATCTACGGCGATTGTTGGGGACCGGATGGATACGGACGTGCTCGCTGGCGTAGAGACCGGTTTGCAGACCCACCTGGTTTTGACCGGTTCTACGAAGCGTAAGGATATTGAGAAGTTCCCGTTCCGTCCGGATTTCGTTCACGATTCGATCGCGGACGTGGTTGAACTGGTTTAG